The genomic interval aaataataatttaatccAAAATACTGCATGCATAGTGCAAAAACCGTTGTAATAAATATGTATCAAGAGTTCTGTTAACACACAAATGATAATAACATACCACTTCTACTTCTTTTGACTGGGATCTCACCTTGAGCAGAGGCGCTGTTGAAGGAGCTAGAATATTGTGTTGCGCCTTGAAGAGATTTCAGTTTGTCTTCAAAAGCCTGTGGAAAAGAGCAGAAATATGTGATCACTGGTAACTATCACTGGTAACTATATCAACTCTGGTGTCATAAGACGACAGCAAAGAACTGAAGTCTTTTGGTTTAGAAATGTATCATATTCGCAACTCTTCGGTTCAAAAACGGTTAAGTAATTTAATTTCAAAAGAGTGAAATCGTCAAAGAGCTGTGGGACTATTACCAGGCCACGAAGGATTAGTATGAAAGTGACTGATAATACTTTGATCGTACACATACCCTATATGTCTCAGTGTCCGCTGGATATATAACATAATAGATATCCATGATCGTTCCATTGTTTTTCTTGGCAAATTTCACTGCTGTGTCCACCATAATCTGGGCAACCTCTTGCTTGTTGAAGCCCAACATACCAGTACCAATGGCTGGGAAGGAGATTGATGACAGCGTTTTTTTTTGGGCCATGCTCAGACACTTTgagatgacatcaccaagaatcTGTCATGACAAGAATACAGAAAGCTTACAAGTCAGTTTTTTATTCTATATGTTATACTTCTGGACTAGAGCCATAGTAAAATATATAGTTAGATCTTTGATATACTACCCTTAACATATTGCTAGGAACAAGGTAGGATAACTATTTTATGTTTGATCTCAACAGCCTTATTTGTATTTACCTTTTCAAATGCTTGCTTTCTGTTAGGACATATCGTGTGGTACACGAAACGGCATGATAATTTGTGTCCAGTGGTCTCAATAACGTCACCGTATTTGTTGTAGTTGTAGCATTTCGATATCTCCTCCTGTATGCCTTTTCCAGCCTTTTGCAGAATTGCTTTGGATATTGCCCCGTATGACAAATCAAGGTCGGAAGAAATTGTGTTCACAATGCCGCTTGTCTGTCAAAAAGACGAGCAAGCCAGAATACCAGTTAATGTTTTCATATATTTGGAAATATGTTCCAAATGCTGAACCAAAGCCAAATATTCATACACATTCCTCCATCAGTCATGTCTACCATTAAATTCTGATTATTTATCCTTTATGCTAGATTTTCTATTATTTTGTACCTTTTGTGTCTCAATGTATCCTTTTTTGAGGTTCAGAGAGACATTGTTGACTTTCATCGAAGTTGAGCCGTTTCCGTGACTTACAACTTTACTGTATGAAGCTTTAGGTGGCAGCCCCCAAGCTGCCGCTGGTTGACTGTGTGAAACCGTTGACCCCAGTATTTCACAGCatgctctcttcatctccccgACCGATAGGTCATCGTGATTGACCAGGCGAACCTCTAAAGGAGCTCCGGAGTAATTGTGATCATGGTACTGTTTCAGGGTTTTAACAATGACGTCTGCACAGAGCGGCAGGGGAAAGTTGAACAGGCCAGAACTTATGGCAGGAATGGCAACAGACTTCAGATTATGTTTCTTCATCTCCTCTAGAATGTTTCTAACAGCCTTTTCAAGTTTTGGTGTGGCAATATTAACATCATCTTTTTGGGGTTTGTATGGTAGGCTTGGACCAACGACATGAATGATCTTCTTGCATGGAAGGTATCCAGGTGAGGCGACGATGGCATATCCCGTTAACAACCTTCCGTGGGCGTTGATGTACCGGTCACTCTCTCGCTGGATATCTGGGCCACCGGCATCGCTAAGCGCCTTGGCGAGACCTCCCACATGACTGAGGTGCTCATTGGCCGCGTTGACCACAGCATCTACACCACAGTGAGTGGTAAGGTCGTCCCTCCATACAGACACCCTGAGGCCCTTGGACAGCTGGGTAGAAAACGTAATCTCAGGCTTCATGGACTGTCCTGCACCTGCACTGGCAGCATTCACACCATGGAGCACGGCAGTGCATCCAAACTTGCTTTGCAGGGCGTAAGTCAGAGCTGGTCCACATTGGCCCAGGATGCTCACCATCTCCTCCTCCACAGGGATATTATCTGACTTGGCCATGGCTCACACAAAACAGGGTATCCAATGTTGTTCTGCGGACTGAGGAAAACATTTGAGTGTAAGACGTCATATGCAATTAAGGCATACATTACACAAGTCAAATGAGCTTCTTATGAACATGACACAAGCTTTCATATATTAGTTTTTTTTGTAATAGCCTACATTATGTAATTTTTTCCCATTCATAGATCATTCACATGGCCTAGCTTACATTACCAACACCCTATCAAGGTGCATGTTGTTCTAATAACTAAATGTGTTACCACTTATTAATTTGATAATTATGAAAACAATACTTTATTGGGACATCAGAAAGCAGTTTTGCTGGAACAACACTGTGACCTTGAGGACTAGGCTATAAtcaaaactgaaagtaaactGACTTGACTGATCTGGTTAAATAAGTAAATTAAAAAGATACAATAGTCAATATCACTCACAAGCTCAACAAAATTGAATTTAATATTACATTTGAGTAAAGCACAAATATTGCAGGGTGTAGATTAGGGTTGAATGGTGGGAACCCGATTACCGAGATTTACCACCGAAAATCACTTTTCCCGGGATAAGTACCTGCGAGAAACTGGTCAATTATAATAActtatttatatgaacagcatggcaTGAAATGGAACTTTTAAATGATATGCAATGTCTACATCTGGCTTCTCTATGGCCTCTGCATGATTAATCAACTCTCAAGGTGGGGTCAGACAGCCCGTCTCATCATGGTACCTTTTTTACTTGTGACAGGAaggcctacatttgctgcagcatagcctatgctacagtaatatactgctcaaaaaaataaagggaacacttaaacaacacatcctagatctgaatgaaagaaataatcttattaaatacttttttctttacatagttgaatgtgctgacaacaaaatcacacaaaaataatcaatggaaatccaatttatcattgtgaagatgctggatgaaacaggtacaaaagtatctatatccacagtaaaacgagtcttatatcaacaacccgaaaggccgctcagcaaggaacaagccactgctccaaaaccaccataaaaaaagccagactacggtttgcaattgcacatggggacaaagatcgtacttttttgagaaatgtcctctagtctgaggaaacaaaaatataactgtttggccatattgaccatcgttatgtttgaagagaaaagggggaggcttgcaacccgaagaacactgtcccaaccgtgaagcacaggggtggcagcatcatgttgtgggggtgctttgctgcaagagggactggtgcacatcacaaaatagatggcatcatgagggcagaaaattatgtggatatattgaagcaacatctcaagacagtcaggaagttaaagcttggtcgcaaatgtgccttccaaatggacaatgaccccaagcatacttccaaagttgtggcaaaatggcttaaggacaacaaagtcaaggtattggagtggccatcacaaagccctgacctcaatcctatagaaaaatttgtgggcagaactgaaaaagcgtgtgcaagcaaggcctacaaacctgcctcagttacaccagctctgtctggaggaatgggacaaaattcacccaacttattgtgggaagctacctgaaacgtttgacccaagttaaacaatttaaatactaattgagtgcatgtaaacttctgacccactgggaatgtgatgaaagaaataaaagctgaaatattccccctattattctgacatttcacattcttaaaataaagtggtgatccaaactgacctatgccttggaattgttactaggattaaatgtcaggaattgtgaacaactgagtttaaatgtatttggcgtatggaaacttccgacttcaactgcatgtacattaaggtagagttattaaagtgactatgcatagatgataacaacagagagtagcataggtgtaaaagagggggagagggcaatgcaaatagtctgggtaaccatttgattaggtgttcaggagtcttatggcatgggggtagaagctgtttagaagcctcttggacctatacttggcgctccagtactgcttgccatgcggtagcggagagaacattctatgactagggtggctggaggctttgacaatttgtagggctttcctctgacacctcctggtatagaggtcctggatggcaggaagcttggccccagtgttgtactaggctgtacgcactaccctctgaagtgccttgcagtcctaggccgagcagttgccataccaggcagtgatgcaacccgtcaggatgctcttgatggtgcagctgtggaaacttttgaggatctcaggacccacaccaaatcttttcagtttcctgagggggagtaggttttattgtgccctcttcacaactgtcttggtgtgcttcgaccatgttagtttgttggtgatgtggacaccaaggaacttgaagctctcaacctgctccactgcagccctgtcaatgagaatgggtgaatgctcggtcctctttttcctgtagtccacaatcatctcctttgtcttgatcatgttgagggagaggttgttgtcctggcaccacacggtcaggtctctgaccttcttcctataggccgtctcgtcattgatcacgcctactgctgttgtgttgtctgcaaacttaatgatggtgttggagtcgtgcctggccgtgcagtcacgagtgaacagggagtacaggaggggactgattccgcacccttgaggggcccctttgttgaggatcagcgtggcgcaCGTTTTGTTATCTACCCTTTACCATCTGGGGCAGCCCAacttccagtgaaattgcagtgtACGAAagtcaaattacagaaatagtcataTTTAACATACATGAAAATACAAGTCTCATAtcagttaacttgttatggatagggggcagtattttcacggccagataaaaacgtacccgatttaatctggttattactcctgcccagaaactagaatatgcatataattagtagctttggatagaaaacactccaaagtttctaaaactgtttgaatggtgtctgagtataacataactcaaacagcaggccaaaacctgagaagattctgtacaggaagtaccctgtctgaccatttcttggccttctttgccatctctatccaaaacaggggatctctgctgtaacgtgacactttctaaggctcccataggctctaagaaggcgccagaacgttgaatgatgactttgcagtctctggctgaaaaacagtagcgcatttggatagtggtcgatctgagaacaatgagacgggtgcgcgcgtgcacgagacgactccatgtttacattttcagtctgaacgaaaacagggtttcccggtcggaatattatcgctattttacgagaaaaaatgcataaaaattgattttaaacagcggttgacatgcttcgaagtacggtaatggaatatttagaattttttgtcacgaaatgtggttcggatagtgtcttgaacgcacaacaaaacgccgctatttggatataactatggattatttgggaccaaaccaacatttgttattgaagtagaagtcctgggagtgcattctgacgaagaacagcaaaggtaatcaaatttttcttatagtaaatctgagtttggtgagtgccaaacttggtgggtgtcaaaatagctagccatgatggccggtctatctactcagaatattgcaaaatgtgctttcaccgaaaagctattttaaaatcggacacagcgattacataaaggagttcggtatctataattcttaaaatatttgttgtgttttttgtgaatgtttatcgtgagtaatttagtaaattcaccggaagtgttcggtgggaatgctagttctgaacgtcacatgctaatgtaaaaagctggtttttgatataaatatgaacttgattgaacaaaacatgcatgtattgtataacataatgtcctaggagtgtcatctgatgaagatcatcaaaggttagtgctgcatttagctgtggttttgttttttgtgacattatatgctagcttgaaaaatgggtgtctgattatttctggctgggtactctcctgacataatctaatgttttgctttcgttgtaaagcctttttgaaatcggacagtgtggttagataaaggagattcttgtctttaaaatggtgtaaaatagtcatatgtttggaaaaattgaagttttcggattttcgaggagtttgtatttcgcgccacgcccatcattggatattggagcaggtgttccgctagcggaacgtctagatgtaagaggttaaaagcttaacttcttgttaatcaagccgctgtgtcagatttcaaaaaggctttacgacgaaagcacaccatgcgattatctgaggacagtgcccagcacacaaaagcattaaaaacattttcgaatcaggcactccaaaaggtcccagcaacatcacaaatggtcgttttgttcgattaagtccttctttatatccccaaaaactcagtttagctagcgcgcttcattcaataatacaccgatttccctccttcaaaataaatcccaaacgttaccaataaacttctccaaacaagtcaaacaacgtttttaatcaaacctcaggtaccctaatacgtaaataaattataaaaattaagacggagaatcgtcattgtcattaccggagataaacaacaaagTATGCGCATTTGCCAGTACGCGtaacaaacactacagccaaaatgggagccacttagaaaaactacaaattctagctaatttttccaaaaacaagcctgaaactctttctaaagacttgacatatagtggaagccctaggaactgcaatctgagaGGTTTTCCCTTCATATTAAAAATAACAGCCATTGGAATCAATGGTGggctaaatatttttttctttctggGTGGTTTGTCcttgggttttcgcctgccatatcagttctgttatactcagacattattttaacagttttatcaactttagagtgttttctatccaaatttaaTGATATGCATAACCTTGCTTCTggccctgagtaacaggcagtttactttgggcacgcttgtcatccagacgtcaaaatactgccccctagcccggcagtaggtcttactcacatcggctgcggagagcatttTCACACAGtgttccggaacagctggtgctttcatgcatgtttcagtgttatttgcctcgaagcgagcatagaactagtttagcttgtctggtaggctcgtgagAGGAgcggtgtgagtagtagatctgtaccagtacagagggataggccaacaagtgatatatgtttcagtaagattggatttttagcatttatagcaatggttatcaactgtactgcagggatggaatgtaagtcgcagaaaattgaggttgtggtggcagctgcagaggtatttgggtgtgcgagacttgaAATCAGAATACTTATCAccatttttttcttaacttcttaaagcattgttggctAGGGGCTATAGTAATTTTTTTGCAGCATATTGTGAAATAATGTAATGAAATTATTAAAAGCTTTAAAGGAACCTGTAATCATACCTGTATAGCATGAGAAAAGCCCATATATAAAGTAGACACATATTGTAATCCAGATGCATGCCTGGATAGGAAGTGTCATAATTAATATAATGAATGCACATATGAATATTACCTGCTGAATGCTGATACACTCAAATATACTAAAGTGTACTTATGACATCAGAATACTTAACACTATTTGTtgttaacttcttaaagcattgttgggacttgtaagtaagcatttcactgcaacacctgttgtattcgtcacctgacaaataaaatttgatttgaaaagttacagggtgtgttaagtggtggtgtcccatcctttcTGGCTGGTGGCCTGAGGTAGGACTAAATAGATtgaaatagtggagtagggtggtgggttaaaaaaaaaatcaattattTAGTGTGTGTAGGGTATTTGTTGATTGTATTTCATGTTTTTgagcaaagtataagggagttatactccaatctagtaggtggcggtaatgcaacatgtaTTGGATGCCAACCACCGTGGAAGTTTCAACTTTACCACAGTGCCAGTTTACTTTATATCTCGTCGGAAAGTGAGCACTCAAACGTTTTAATCGCAGGTGTGTATGCAATACTCTGTCATGTCATGGTTGCTGAAATTATACACTGTTCGCTCAAATTCAGTTTGTGAGAAAACAAGCACTAACTGGTGCTGGGAATCATCTAAATCACAGTGAAATATTTTCAATAAGCAAAAATATTTGGTTTTGGAGTAGTTtgaagctggtggaccaaaaccGAAAGAGAAAGGCTCAAGCGCGAATCTTTGCCAAGTTACAGTTCTGTTTCAATTCACCTAGCTTTCACATAGGGGTTAAGTCCTGAGAAATTCtatgggtgtgttcgtaaattcggACATCAacggcacccaagctaactggccagctacttccagacactaATGAGAACACCGCACTCTGACCATTCTACTCGCCTTAGcatagctggttaggctgttttcatgttgttatctagagcgttggtgactggtCCTGTGCTACAGGCAATTTAATTACGTTCACTGACATGGTCATATGCAACGTGTTGCCAGTTCGTAAATtcctcagttattctgcgctctgacaCTCGGATGAGAGCGcttgaaatcggagtagatagccagagtgaatttactaaCGCACACTGTGTAGCAGTTCTAAACACTTTCCAAATGTCGGTCTTGTTGGACACACTTACACCTCATGTTAAACATCCTGCACGCGCGCCATAAATGGACAACAGCTTACTATCCACGCATCCAAAACACACT from Salmo salar chromosome ssa28, Ssal_v3.1, whole genome shotgun sequence carries:
- the LOC106589450 gene encoding protein mono-ADP-ribosyltransferase PARP9 isoform X1, with the protein product MAKSDNIPVEEEMVSILGQCGPALTYALQSKFGCTAVLHGVNAASAGAGQSMKPEITFSTQLSKGLRVSVWRDDLTTHCGVDAVVNAANEHLSHVGGLAKALSDAGGPDIQRESDRYINAHGRLLTGYAIVASPGYLPCKKIIHVVGPSLPYKPQKDDVNIATPKLEKAVRNILEEMKKHNLKSVAIPAISSGLFNFPLPLCADVIVKTLKQYHDHNYSGAPLEVRLVNHDDLSVGEMKRACCEILGSTVSHSQPAAAWGLPPKASYSKVVSHGNGSTSMKVNNVSLNLKKGYIETQKTSGIVNTISSDLDLSYGAISKAILQKAGKGIQEEISKCYNYNKYGDVIETTGHKLSCRFVYHTICPNRKQAFEKILGDVISKCLSMAQKKTLSSISFPAIGTGMLGFNKQEVAQIMVDTAVKFAKKNNGTIMDIYYVIYPADTETYRAFEDKLKSLQGATQYSSSFNSASAQGEIPVKRSRSGFQPTTGYFDSRDPRESAQPYIELSSAFDETLREARHWYFSVLYPPFKKDFTIRNNFIQHFGQHEFEKLLTFQTKFKVSIEVFFKDGCAGMNIHGASRDVIAAVFEVEAMCCKVQEDFAKEEERDIGLRTSTSSPRNPVSESSSDYRHSRLDFSGLEIVRVEKVENSALKQVFELKKKQLAVSTSQRMYQRLPAQYCGLLNRVGFQREFAPPDVQNYGEGIYFSGSVDGAKKQWKRLADEVYLYFVEAQVLTGKSTHGSPGLIVPPVIPSGNPITLYDSVKGGVDTCVIFNGHQALPEYLIICKNNHAMSSDKN
- the LOC106589450 gene encoding protein mono-ADP-ribosyltransferase PARP9 isoform X2, whose translation is MAKSDNIPVEEEMVSILGQCGPALTYALQSKFGCTAVLHGVNAASAGAGQSMKPEITFSTQLSKGLRVSVWRDDLTTHCGVDAVVNAANEHLSHVGGLAKALSDAGGPDIQRESDRYINAHGRLLTGYAIVASPGYLPCKKIIHVVGPSLPYKPQKDDVNIATPKLEKAVRNILEEMKKHNLKSVAIPAISSGLFNFPLPLCADVIVKTLKQYHDHNYSGAPLEVRLVNHDDLSVGEMKRACCEILGSTVSHSQPAAAWGLPPKASYSKVVSHGNGSTSMKVNNVSLNLKKGYIETQKTSGIVNTISSDLDLSYGAISKAILQKAGKGIQEEISKCYNYNKYGDVIETTGHKLSCRFVYHTICPNRKQAFEKILGDVISKCLSMAQKKTLSSISFPAIGTGMLGFNKQEVAQIMVDTAVKFAKKNNGTIMDIYYVIYPADTETYRAFEDKLKSLQGATQYSSSFNSASAQGFQPTTGYFDSRDPRESAQPYIELSSAFDETLREARHWYFSVLYPPFKKDFTIRNNFIQHFGQHEFEKLLTFQTKFKVSIEVFFKDGCAGMNIHGASRDVIAAVFEVEAMCCKVQEDFAKEEERDIGLRTSTSSPRNPVSESSSDYRHSRLDFSGLEIVRVEKVENSALKQVFELKKKQLAVSTSQRMYQRLPAQYCGLLNRVGFQREFAPPDVQNYGEGIYFSGSVDGAKKQWKRLADEVYLYFVEAQVLTGKSTHGSPGLIVPPVIPSGNPITLYDSVKGGVDTCVIFNGHQALPEYLIICKNNHAMSSDKN